The following proteins are co-located in the Pseudomonas sp. ATCC 13867 genome:
- a CDS encoding GGDEF domain-containing protein, whose translation MVALRPPREEVNVPQQSWLDDVRSNAYAEQLSRGFRRLSFEPDLETQYRHYLLEDSFDLKRTALSVGVLIWLALAAIDFLLIRTPEHWDMLAVRIGVLVLLTVCGGLILQRRHTQLLVPLSLACILSVGIGAAAVAGIAHTVDQTYPYEGLLLVSMAAYFLIGLRFSEAVACAFVILLAYVGFELYVALPLPKLISNVVFLLFGNLVGAVGCYLLEYKSRQHFLISRLLKMMAEHDSLTGLHNRRSFNRQLERLWRQAQRESVGLALLLCDVDHFKAYNDRYGHQAGDTVLQRIGEVLAACARRPLDMAVRLGGEEFAVLLYGASEREARERAEVLREAVQGLAIAHEGSLTADEVTLSIGVSCLWPETGHPLRSIYEHADRALYEAKAFGRNQVVA comes from the coding sequence ATGGTGGCACTTAGACCTCCACGAGAAGAGGTGAACGTGCCGCAACAAAGCTGGCTGGACGACGTCCGCTCCAATGCCTATGCCGAACAGCTCTCCCGGGGCTTTCGCCGCCTGAGCTTCGAGCCCGACCTCGAAACCCAGTACCGTCACTACCTGCTGGAAGACAGCTTCGATCTCAAGCGCACCGCGCTGAGCGTCGGAGTGCTGATCTGGCTGGCGCTGGCGGCCATCGACTTTCTCCTCATCCGGACTCCAGAACACTGGGACATGCTCGCAGTGCGCATCGGCGTGCTGGTGCTGCTGACCGTCTGCGGCGGGCTGATCCTGCAGCGCCGGCATACCCAACTGCTGGTGCCGCTGAGCCTGGCCTGCATCCTCAGCGTCGGCATCGGCGCAGCGGCCGTGGCGGGCATCGCCCATACCGTGGACCAGACGTATCCCTACGAGGGATTGCTGCTGGTCAGCATGGCCGCCTACTTCCTGATCGGCTTGCGCTTTTCCGAGGCGGTGGCCTGCGCCTTCGTCATCCTGCTGGCGTACGTGGGGTTCGAGCTGTATGTCGCCCTGCCGTTGCCCAAGCTGATCAGCAACGTGGTGTTCCTGCTGTTCGGCAATCTGGTCGGCGCCGTGGGGTGCTACCTGCTGGAGTACAAGTCCCGCCAGCATTTCCTGATCAGCCGCCTGCTGAAGATGATGGCCGAGCACGACAGCCTCACCGGCCTGCACAACCGCCGTAGCTTCAACCGCCAGCTGGAACGCCTGTGGCGCCAGGCGCAGCGCGAGAGCGTGGGACTGGCGCTGCTGCTCTGCGACGTCGACCACTTCAAGGCCTACAACGACCGCTACGGCCACCAGGCTGGCGATACCGTGCTGCAACGCATCGGCGAGGTGCTTGCCGCCTGCGCCCGGCGGCCGTTGGACATGGCCGTGCGCCTGGGCGGCGAAGAGTTTGCCGTGCTGCTCTACGGGGCCAGCGAGCGCGAGGCCAGGGAGCGCGCCGAAGTGCTGCGCGAGGCGGTGCAGGGGCTGGCCATCGCCCACGAGGGCTCGCTGACGGCGGACGAAGTGACGCTGTCCATCGGGGTGTCCTGCCTGTGGCCGGAAACCGGGCACCCGCTGCGCAGCATCTATGAACACGCCGATCGGGCGTTGTACGAGGCCAAGGCATTCGGACGCAATCAGGTGGTGGCCTGA
- a CDS encoding DUF2804 domain-containing protein: MQQLIQANGQPHYGIFSTTPATINHRDFDFRSPMGRRLGALSKWRSFHQFQYFGLISPTLIGGCALADLSLLSIGFVYLYHPESGRMIERQFKCPLGKGSRFSQAPNDGVCELLQGRNLLRLENGLAPLEKRLLVELDDGTRIDACFSEAQPAFEPMSLCTPAAVNGWVYARKVAGVHCHGEVRSALGNYDLRALDAYAHHDWSAGYMRRETFWNWACLSGEAQGRRVGLNLSCGVNETSFTENCYWLDGRLVKVDTVRFEFDRDQPLQPWTIGSYDGQVELRFEAHGLHQERLNLGLLASNFKQIFGRFSGVLKPAGEAEVRIDNLWGFVEDQYAKW; encoded by the coding sequence ATGCAGCAGCTGATCCAGGCCAACGGCCAACCGCACTACGGCATCTTTTCCACCACCCCGGCGACGATCAACCACCGCGACTTCGACTTCCGCTCCCCTATGGGGCGTCGTCTCGGCGCGCTGAGCAAGTGGCGCAGTTTCCATCAGTTCCAGTACTTCGGCCTGATCAGCCCGACGCTGATCGGCGGCTGCGCGCTGGCCGATCTGAGCCTGCTGTCCATCGGCTTCGTCTACCTCTACCACCCTGAAAGCGGGCGCATGATCGAACGCCAGTTCAAGTGCCCGCTGGGCAAGGGCTCGCGCTTCTCGCAGGCGCCCAACGACGGCGTCTGCGAGCTGCTCCAGGGCCGCAACCTGTTGCGCCTGGAGAACGGTTTGGCTCCACTGGAGAAGCGCCTGTTGGTGGAACTGGACGATGGCACCCGTATCGACGCGTGTTTCAGCGAGGCGCAACCAGCCTTCGAACCCATGAGCCTGTGTACCCCGGCGGCGGTGAACGGATGGGTCTATGCGCGCAAGGTGGCCGGCGTGCACTGCCACGGCGAGGTGCGCAGCGCGCTGGGCAACTACGACCTGCGTGCGCTGGATGCCTACGCGCACCACGACTGGTCCGCCGGCTACATGCGCCGCGAAACCTTCTGGAACTGGGCCTGCCTGTCCGGCGAGGCGCAGGGACGGCGCGTCGGCCTGAACCTCTCGTGCGGGGTCAATGAAACCAGTTTCACCGAGAACTGCTACTGGCTCGATGGCCGGCTGGTGAAGGTCGATACCGTGCGTTTCGAGTTCGACCGCGACCAGCCGCTACAGCCCTGGACCATCGGTTCCTACGACGGCCAGGTCGAGCTGCGCTTCGAAGCCCACGGCCTGCACCAGGAGCGCCTCAACCTGGGCCTGCTGGCGAGCAACTTCAAGCAGATCTTCGGGCGCTTCAGCGGCGTGCTGAAACCGGCGGGAGAGGCCGAGGTGCGCATCGACAATCTGTGGGGATTCGTAGAAGACCAATATGCGAAATGGTGA